The Syntrophorhabdaceae bacterium genome has a segment encoding these proteins:
- a CDS encoding long-chain fatty acid--CoA ligase produces MTIGDLLTRNANKFPKKPAVVDEGGPLTFQTLNERVNRVARFLIGAGLRKGDRIGAVVHNCHQFMEIYFAAAKTGGIFCPYNNHLKAEELKELIDYSSPAFLFLDQDFSEMVGAIRPGLSPSLKYICLQESKWQGMEQYEDIASVGVAVEPGVKVTEDDVLSIIFTAGTTGRPKGAMRTHRHLMSDAVASAIELRVEYDEKVLITFPMYHVAAEDNIVRHSFMPNTIYIKKEGGFNPAEVLEYIAREGITRCQFVPTMIHSLLQIPDVKKFDLSSLRLILYAGSPMPVELLRQALEIFPCGFAQLYGQTESGPFTTVLKPEDHIVSGPGANLERLASSGKPAVNYEIRIVDENDQDVAVGEVGEIICRSEAMTIGYWQMPEATEEKLRGGWLRTGDLGKFDSEGFIYIVERKNDMIISGGVNIYPREVEEVLYRHPAVSEVSVIGIPDEHWGEVVKAAVVLKNGSAATDAELIAFCGERLAGYKKPKSVDFWKELPKSPQGKILKKEIRKFYGNN; encoded by the coding sequence ATGACGATTGGCGATCTACTTACGAGAAATGCGAATAAATTTCCTAAAAAGCCGGCTGTCGTCGATGAGGGCGGACCACTCACTTTTCAAACCCTGAATGAGCGGGTCAATCGGGTAGCCCGCTTCCTGATCGGTGCGGGTCTTAGGAAGGGAGATCGTATCGGGGCAGTGGTCCACAACTGCCATCAGTTTATGGAGATCTACTTTGCCGCGGCAAAAACGGGGGGAATTTTCTGTCCTTATAACAACCATCTGAAGGCCGAGGAACTGAAGGAGCTGATCGACTATTCCAGCCCCGCATTCCTCTTTCTCGATCAGGATTTTAGTGAAATGGTCGGGGCGATCAGGCCCGGCCTCAGTCCTTCTCTAAAGTATATCTGTCTGCAGGAATCCAAATGGCAGGGGATGGAGCAGTATGAAGACATCGCATCCGTTGGGGTTGCGGTGGAGCCCGGCGTGAAGGTAACGGAAGATGATGTGCTGAGCATAATCTTTACCGCCGGCACCACGGGGAGGCCCAAAGGCGCCATGAGGACTCATCGCCACCTGATGTCGGATGCGGTGGCGAGCGCCATAGAGTTGAGGGTCGAATATGACGAAAAGGTGCTGATTACATTTCCCATGTATCACGTTGCCGCGGAAGACAATATCGTGCGCCATTCCTTTATGCCCAACACGATCTATATCAAGAAGGAAGGCGGATTTAACCCCGCCGAGGTGCTCGAATATATTGCCCGCGAGGGGATCACGAGGTGTCAGTTCGTCCCCACCATGATCCACAGCCTTCTTCAGATCCCGGATGTGAAGAAGTTCGATCTTTCCAGCTTGAGGCTGATCCTCTATGCGGGCTCTCCCATGCCAGTGGAACTCCTGAGGCAGGCCCTGGAGATTTTCCCCTGCGGTTTTGCCCAGCTTTACGGTCAAACGGAAAGCGGCCCCTTTACCACGGTCCTCAAGCCTGAGGATCATATCGTGAGCGGTCCGGGGGCGAATCTGGAGAGACTCGCCTCTTCGGGAAAACCGGCGGTCAACTACGAGATCAGGATCGTCGATGAGAATGACCAGGACGTGGCCGTGGGAGAGGTAGGGGAGATCATATGCAGGAGCGAGGCTATGACGATCGGATACTGGCAGATGCCGGAGGCGACCGAAGAGAAGCTGAGGGGAGGATGGCTTCGCACCGGGGACCTCGGAAAATTCGATTCCGAAGGCTTCATCTATATCGTGGAACGAAAGAATGACATGATCATATCGGGCGGCGTCAATATTTATCCAAGGGAAGTGGAGGAGGTTCTCTACCGGCATCCGGCGGTTTCGGAAGTCTCCGTCATAGGCATACCGGACGAGCACTGGGGGGAGGTGGTCAAGGCCGCGGTGGTACTGAAAAACGGCTCCGCTGCCACAGACGCCGAGCTTATCGCCTTCTGCGGCGAGCGGCTGGCAGGGTACAAGAAGCCCAAGTCAGTCGATTTCTGGAAAGAGCTGCCCAAGAGCCCCCAGGGGAAGATATTGAAAAAGGAAATCAGGAAGTTCTACGGGAATAATTGA
- a CDS encoding TRAP transporter substrate-binding protein: MKRSSWMVCCFAVAAFLASFLVPSYSSAQEKVVTLKVANWFPITHKQSLLLDAWGKEVEKKTGGKVKVNYYAAGTLVPAAQSYDAVTKGISDVGNHVLGYTVGKFPLMEIIDLPLGYPNNTVPTKMANAFYNKFKPKEFEDIKILWFHAQAPGIVHTKIKPISKLEDLKGMKMRTYGSNAKLMGYLGGTPVAMPMTDVYDSLSRGVADGLMAAYEALEGFRVGEQVKYHTENYETSYSATFVVVMNKKKWNSLSPDVQKIIDGMSPQYIEKFAVMWDEIEKSGKEYCIKRGNKIITLDKAEQARWVAKAEPLFDDYTKRMKAKGLPGEEALKFVRDYLKPFRK, from the coding sequence ATGAAAAGATCATCATGGATGGTATGTTGTTTCGCGGTTGCCGCGTTTTTGGCTTCATTTCTCGTTCCCTCCTATAGTTCTGCCCAGGAGAAGGTAGTCACCCTGAAGGTAGCGAACTGGTTTCCCATTACCCATAAGCAGAGCCTTCTTCTCGATGCCTGGGGCAAGGAAGTAGAGAAGAAGACAGGCGGGAAAGTCAAGGTCAATTATTACGCGGCCGGTACGCTTGTGCCCGCAGCCCAGAGTTACGATGCAGTGACCAAAGGCATCAGTGATGTGGGCAACCATGTCCTCGGCTACACAGTGGGTAAGTTTCCCCTCATGGAGATTATAGACCTTCCCCTGGGTTACCCGAACAACACGGTTCCCACGAAAATGGCCAATGCCTTCTACAATAAGTTCAAACCCAAAGAATTCGAAGATATAAAGATCCTCTGGTTCCATGCCCAGGCCCCCGGTATAGTCCACACAAAAATAAAACCCATATCGAAACTCGAAGATTTGAAAGGCATGAAGATGAGGACCTACGGATCGAACGCTAAATTGATGGGATACCTCGGAGGAACCCCGGTCGCAATGCCCATGACGGATGTGTACGACTCCCTCTCGAGGGGCGTGGCTGACGGGCTGATGGCCGCCTACGAGGCCCTCGAAGGCTTCAGGGTCGGAGAGCAGGTAAAATACCATACGGAGAATTACGAGACATCTTATAGCGCCACCTTTGTGGTGGTCATGAACAAGAAGAAATGGAATTCCCTGTCGCCGGACGTGCAGAAGATAATAGACGGGATGAGTCCCCAGTATATCGAGAAGTTTGCCGTCATGTGGGACGAAATTGAGAAAAGCGGAAAGGAATATTGTATAAAACGGGGCAACAAGATCATCACCCTCGATAAGGCGGAGCAGGCGAGATGGGTCGCAAAGGCGGAACCTCTTTTTGACGACTATACAAAGAGAATGAAGGCAAAAGGACTGCCCGGCGAGGAGGCATTGAAGTTCGTCCGTGATTACCTGAAACCTTTCAGGAAATAA
- a CDS encoding 4Fe-4S dicluster domain-containing protein, protein MQIDAIIGLAGHKKEDLSVCMGCRICASVCTVNDLGKDPHNADIMVNPQELLVRLFLGEEISADNPLVRYCTSCYRCTDACPWKIRIPEIVRGLRESLEIASPFEKAFKGSVRIWGRVYEPYVFLMSVPFLFKEGYIKHMMKWTGYMSIHLPHKVKGGS, encoded by the coding sequence ATGCAGATCGATGCGATCATAGGACTCGCGGGGCATAAGAAAGAAGATCTCTCGGTTTGCATGGGATGCAGGATCTGCGCCTCCGTCTGCACGGTGAACGACCTGGGCAAAGATCCCCATAATGCCGACATCATGGTGAACCCCCAGGAGCTTCTCGTCCGCCTCTTTCTCGGTGAGGAAATATCGGCGGATAATCCCCTTGTGCGTTACTGTACGAGCTGCTACCGGTGCACCGATGCCTGTCCGTGGAAGATCAGGATACCCGAGATAGTCCGGGGTTTGCGGGAGTCCCTGGAGATCGCATCTCCCTTCGAAAAAGCCTTCAAAGGATCGGTGAGAATCTGGGGCAGGGTGTACGAGCCTTACGTTTTCTTGATGTCCGTGCCTTTTCTCTTCAAGGAAGGATATATCAAGCATATGATGAAATGGACGGGGTACATGAGCATCCATCTGCCCCATAAAGTGAAAGGCGGGTCATGA
- a CDS encoding 4Fe-4S binding protein — MILIIGGGISGISAAKVILKGGGEATILESSPATGGLMARIANCRVGFSTFFDEIKDNPRLRVITGRGIDSVKKKDGFLVTLDDGETLEAEKIIISTGLTPYDPARYKGKRVLTSLEYDALIDQRNGELPPDFEKIAFVLCVGSRSEEYPLCSSVCCSYSLREIKWTLQRSAPEIKVFYNDLRFFGQEFYLEKLYRDNGVGFVRANTRYFDEDEDGVTIRYYTDTLHVERFNYVVLAIGLRPNKELVRLSGLFGFTLNEYGFVKEETPLAADAPGLFVSGGALEPMNIKDSILTGFGAAIRALGKEEHSELIYREPEPELVIPEDKDSYLFFIGSGEPSMAFFAEYLSSRFIRIAAALIRKGKKVYVVTKNLVTPSLAELEYEKARRDGVFFIHLEEGEQITFDGESIHISGRNLSLEAQLVVKSDDYEPLFRDREFLSLYRSEPQLRWSPTKWGRKRYHAGFIRHPREKRWEEREVYGALGEMLLDREEERVLPAVNEERCSGCGSCKDACPHSAIEIRIEEKSIAVFGPRTVSRVPVAHVKEDTCVGCGLCASTCPSDVISYPEAS, encoded by the coding sequence ATGATACTCATAATCGGCGGCGGCATAAGCGGCATTTCCGCCGCAAAGGTGATTCTTAAAGGGGGCGGCGAGGCGACGATCCTCGAATCTTCTCCGGCGACGGGGGGACTCATGGCTCGTATCGCCAATTGCAGGGTCGGATTTTCCACTTTCTTTGACGAGATAAAAGATAATCCCCGCCTGAGGGTGATCACGGGCCGCGGCATAGACTCCGTGAAGAAAAAAGACGGTTTTTTGGTGACCCTGGACGACGGGGAGACTCTCGAGGCAGAAAAGATAATCATCTCCACAGGCCTCACGCCTTACGATCCCGCCCGATACAAAGGGAAGAGGGTGCTCACGAGCCTCGAATATGACGCCCTTATCGACCAAAGGAATGGCGAGCTGCCTCCTGATTTTGAAAAGATCGCATTTGTGCTCTGCGTGGGCTCCCGCTCGGAGGAATACCCTCTGTGCTCCTCGGTCTGCTGCTCCTATTCGCTTCGGGAAATCAAGTGGACCCTTCAGAGGAGCGCCCCCGAGATCAAGGTGTTCTATAACGACCTCCGCTTTTTCGGACAGGAATTCTATCTGGAGAAATTGTATCGGGACAATGGTGTGGGTTTTGTCCGGGCCAATACAAGGTATTTCGACGAAGACGAAGACGGGGTCACGATACGCTATTATACCGATACCCTCCATGTTGAGCGGTTCAATTATGTGGTCCTTGCCATAGGCTTGCGTCCTAATAAGGAGCTCGTGAGGCTGAGCGGGCTTTTCGGTTTTACCCTCAATGAATATGGATTCGTGAAAGAGGAGACGCCGCTGGCCGCCGATGCCCCGGGCCTTTTTGTCTCCGGAGGGGCACTCGAACCCATGAACATCAAAGATTCCATTCTTACGGGCTTCGGCGCCGCCATACGTGCCTTGGGTAAAGAGGAACATTCGGAGCTGATCTACCGGGAGCCCGAGCCCGAGCTTGTAATACCGGAGGATAAGGATTCCTATCTTTTCTTTATCGGTTCGGGGGAGCCTTCAATGGCTTTTTTCGCCGAATACCTCTCTTCCAGGTTCATCAGGATTGCTGCCGCTCTGATCCGGAAAGGAAAGAAGGTGTATGTGGTCACGAAAAATCTCGTGACCCCGTCCCTTGCGGAATTGGAATATGAAAAGGCGAGACGGGATGGGGTCTTCTTCATCCACTTGGAAGAGGGCGAGCAGATAACCTTCGATGGAGAAAGTATCCATATCTCAGGGAGAAACCTTTCGCTCGAAGCACAGCTTGTAGTGAAATCGGATGATTACGAACCTCTTTTCAGGGACAGGGAATTTCTTTCTCTCTACAGGTCGGAGCCCCAGCTGAGGTGGTCGCCCACCAAATGGGGACGGAAGAGATATCATGCAGGCTTTATCAGACATCCCCGCGAGAAAAGATGGGAGGAGCGGGAAGTTTACGGCGCCCTCGGTGAAATGCTCCTTGACCGGGAGGAGGAGCGGGTATTGCCCGCGGTCAACGAGGAGCGCTGCTCCGGTTGCGGCTCGTGCAAAGATGCATGTCCCCATAGTGCGATCGAGATCCGTATCGAAGAGAAAAGTATCGCGGTCTTCGGCCCCCGTACCGTCTCCAGGGTGCCTGTCGCCCACGTGAAAGAGGACACCTGTGTGGGATGCGGCCTCTGCGCATCCACGTGCCCGTCGGATGTAATAAGCTATCCCGAAGCGAGCTGA
- a CDS encoding CBS domain-containing protein, protein MKTTVEQILKRKGGEVSTVSTDTLVYRALGLMQDKGIGALIVLDDGGKVAGIVSERDYARKVILEGRSSKETFTKDIMTSDLYVVSPSTTVDECISLMTEKRVRHLPVFEHGRLAGVISIGDVVKAIVKEQKIEIKHLSDYIAGTYV, encoded by the coding sequence ATGAAAACTACCGTGGAACAGATCTTGAAACGCAAGGGTGGTGAAGTATCCACCGTCTCGACCGACACACTGGTCTACAGGGCACTGGGGCTCATGCAGGACAAAGGCATAGGCGCCCTCATCGTGCTCGACGATGGGGGAAAAGTTGCGGGGATTGTGTCGGAACGCGATTATGCGCGAAAAGTCATACTTGAAGGCCGGTCCTCAAAGGAAACCTTTACCAAAGATATTATGACGAGCGATCTTTATGTCGTGTCGCCCTCGACTACAGTAGACGAATGCATCTCCCTTATGACGGAGAAACGGGTCCGCCACCTTCCCGTGTTTGAACACGGGCGCCTCGCGGGGGTGATCTCAATCGGCGACGTGGTCAAAGCAATAGTCAAGGAGCAGAAGATCGAGATCAAGCATTTAAGCGATTATATCGCAGGCACGTACGTGTAA
- a CDS encoding heterodisulfide reductase-related iron-sulfur binding cluster — MMEYGYYPGCSLTGSARKLDKGVKQVLKHLGHTLREIPDWNCCGALEYGDRSELVSFSKQNLTKAGAMKEIVAPCPACYKNLKEADGEGAFTILNPLELLDKVDIKASRDLKGMVFTPYYGCVLLRPEGTAIKNRNIMEELITSFGGEVGGEKIKDRCCGGNQFFANKWATARLSTLILDQSKGTVVVFCPLCHMALHTFSKEKKVIYLTDLILYVMGEQKTL, encoded by the coding sequence ATGATGGAATACGGATACTATCCCGGCTGTTCTTTGACGGGCTCTGCCCGTAAGCTCGACAAAGGGGTGAAGCAAGTCCTGAAGCACCTCGGCCATACTTTGAGGGAGATACCCGATTGGAACTGCTGCGGCGCACTGGAATATGGGGATCGAAGCGAGCTCGTCTCTTTTTCGAAACAAAACCTTACGAAAGCCGGGGCCATGAAAGAGATTGTCGCCCCCTGTCCTGCATGCTACAAAAATCTCAAAGAGGCGGACGGGGAAGGGGCTTTCACCATCCTGAACCCTCTCGAGCTCCTAGATAAAGTGGATATAAAGGCTTCCAGAGACTTGAAGGGCATGGTCTTTACCCCTTATTACGGCTGTGTGCTCCTGAGGCCTGAGGGGACGGCGATCAAAAACAGGAACATTATGGAGGAGTTGATCACCTCCTTCGGGGGAGAAGTTGGTGGGGAGAAGATAAAGGATCGCTGCTGCGGAGGGAACCAGTTTTTTGCGAATAAATGGGCGACCGCAAGGCTCTCCACCCTGATTCTCGATCAGTCGAAGGGAACGGTCGTGGTCTTCTGTCCCCTTTGCCATATGGCGCTCCACACTTTCTCGAAAGAGAAGAAGGTAATCTATCTTACGGACCTGATACTTTACGTCATGGGAGAGCAAAAGACGCTATGA
- a CDS encoding TRAP transporter large permease encodes MNETVVGIFALCLLLGLFLTGIELAFAMGIIGVVGFAYLVDVPAAMGLIANDFFDALASYGLTVIPLFVLMGQIAFNAGIAKRLYDCAHRFLGHIPGGLAMATVAGATAFKAICGSVAATSATFASVAVPEMTKYGYDKKLSTGIVATVGTLGCLIPPSVVLIIFGIVTQQSIGRLFLAGIFPGLLIAFFFVVVIFGWCRINPSLGPKCEAFTWSARWKTVPDVIWPLVIFLVIIVGMMKGVFTPTEAGSIGAFSVLVLCIAKKNMNFRGYVKSVRESLRTACMVLLLIATSNMLGHFIAVTNMPVLLGSWVLGLTLPAYVVCCMILLIYLIGGSFIDDLAFMILATPIFFPIITKLGYDPLWAGIMVALTVCIGSVVPPVAICVFIVKNITKVPMGIIYAGVYPFLIALVMVVVLCFLFPPIVLYLPNLLMP; translated from the coding sequence ATGAATGAGACCGTCGTGGGAATCTTCGCACTCTGTCTGCTCCTGGGACTCTTTCTTACCGGTATCGAGCTGGCATTTGCCATGGGCATCATCGGCGTCGTGGGATTCGCGTACCTTGTCGACGTGCCGGCTGCCATGGGCCTTATTGCCAACGATTTTTTCGATGCCCTTGCCTCCTATGGGCTGACCGTGATCCCCCTCTTTGTCCTCATGGGCCAGATCGCCTTCAATGCGGGCATCGCGAAGCGTCTTTATGATTGTGCCCACAGGTTCCTCGGTCATATACCGGGCGGTCTCGCTATGGCCACGGTCGCCGGGGCCACGGCTTTCAAGGCAATCTGCGGCTCAGTAGCGGCCACGTCGGCTACCTTTGCGAGCGTGGCGGTGCCGGAGATGACCAAATACGGTTACGACAAAAAACTCTCTACCGGCATCGTGGCCACCGTCGGGACCCTGGGATGTCTCATCCCGCCCAGCGTGGTCCTGATTATTTTCGGTATCGTGACCCAGCAGTCGATCGGCCGGCTTTTTCTGGCCGGTATATTTCCCGGGCTGCTCATTGCATTCTTTTTTGTGGTAGTCATCTTCGGCTGGTGCAGGATCAATCCCTCTCTCGGCCCTAAGTGTGAGGCATTCACGTGGAGCGCCCGGTGGAAGACGGTGCCGGATGTGATATGGCCTCTCGTCATTTTCCTGGTGATCATCGTGGGTATGATGAAAGGGGTTTTTACGCCCACTGAAGCGGGCAGTATAGGGGCATTTTCAGTCCTCGTGCTATGCATCGCAAAAAAGAATATGAATTTCAGAGGTTATGTGAAATCGGTGAGAGAGTCCCTCAGGACCGCGTGTATGGTGCTGCTCCTCATCGCTACTTCAAACATGCTCGGACATTTTATCGCGGTGACCAATATGCCGGTCCTTCTCGGATCGTGGGTCCTGGGCCTCACGTTGCCTGCCTATGTGGTATGCTGCATGATTCTCCTCATTTACCTGATTGGGGGATCGTTCATCGATGACCTTGCCTTCATGATCCTGGCAACGCCTATATTTTTCCCCATCATCACCAAACTCGGGTACGATCCCCTATGGGCGGGCATAATGGTGGCGCTTACCGTCTGCATCGGCTCCGTGGTCCCCCCGGTGGCCATATGCGTCTTCATCGTCAAGAATATTACGAAAGTGCCTATGGGCATTATTTATGCCGGAGTCTATCCCTTTCTTATCGCTCTGGTGATGGTGGTTGTACTCTGTTTTTTATTTCCCCCGATCGTCCTTTACCTGCCTAATCTGCTTATGCCTTAA
- a CDS encoding TRAP transporter small permease, whose translation MQVFHSVVLRIGRVMDVVGGIILTLMMLITVLDVILRFFKKPITGTYELVFLGGAVVIGCAIPLTSWEGGHVAVDFLLEHFSPALKKMINIITRVMGIAFFAVLGANLAILGTEHFKSGEVSLTLHVPYYPAAYILSLCAFVECLVLISLLIKTISGGEHE comes from the coding sequence ATGCAGGTATTTCATTCCGTGGTTTTGAGAATCGGACGGGTGATGGACGTGGTCGGGGGGATTATTCTCACGCTCATGATGCTGATTACCGTCCTTGATGTGATCCTGCGGTTTTTCAAGAAACCGATCACCGGCACCTATGAGCTTGTATTCTTGGGAGGCGCCGTGGTAATCGGCTGCGCCATTCCCCTCACGTCGTGGGAAGGGGGGCATGTCGCCGTAGATTTCCTGCTCGAGCATTTTTCACCGGCTTTGAAGAAAATGATCAATATTATCACGAGAGTGATGGGGATCGCATTTTTTGCGGTCCTCGGAGCCAACCTCGCCATTCTCGGCACCGAACACTTTAAATCCGGAGAGGTCTCCCTCACCCTCCACGTACCTTATTACCCGGCTGCGTACATTCTGTCTTTATGCGCTTTCGTGGAATGTCTCGTGCTCATATCGTTGCTTATAAAAACTATTTCCGGGGGCGAACATGAATGA